One stretch of Bordetella avium DNA includes these proteins:
- the cydC gene encoding thiol reductant ABC exporter subunit CydC produces MWALLKSLYIRRRGALLGALALSLLTLAAGVGLLGVSGWFLTATALAGVGAVFNLFLPSAMVRGLSMLRICARYAERLSSHSATLRLLSDLRASVFRSLLRLTPRQLSSYRAGDLVARLTGDVDALDMVFLFVIMPVATALAGGAILCLVMGYHLPAAGLALAAALLAACVLVPWWLSRAAQGPGERAQASAGALRHAVLEAVEGHVDIAALHAQRQAREYFAAQCQDLQRARGAQARLAAHGLWLVQVAAGAALVGVLWFGLHGLSEGEVSGPLMAGLVLATLGVFEVAGPIMRGVSRLGAARAAARRIGDLTRAEPDLRDPAEPRPLPEAGALVARDLHFSYPGRDRAILSGADLHLAPGERLAIVGPSGSGKSTLLHLLLRLEDPQRGSVSFGACDLREAAQAEVHRRIALLSQDSPVFLGSLRSNLLIGSPQAGEGALWQALEAARLAEFVRGLPDGLDTWVGETGAGLSAGQARRLCLARVLLTQAPVILLDEPTAGLDRPNEEAFLADLAHACGGRAIVLATHARLPEGAVHRSLSLIDGQLR; encoded by the coding sequence ATGTGGGCTTTGCTGAAATCGCTGTATATCCGGCGCCGGGGCGCACTGCTCGGGGCGTTGGCCTTGTCTTTGCTGACCTTGGCTGCCGGGGTAGGCCTGCTGGGCGTGTCGGGCTGGTTTTTAACCGCTACGGCTCTGGCAGGCGTGGGGGCCGTTTTCAATCTGTTTTTGCCCTCGGCTATGGTGCGCGGGCTGTCTATGTTGCGCATCTGTGCCCGCTATGCCGAACGTCTTTCCAGTCATAGCGCTACCCTTCGCCTCTTGTCGGATCTGCGCGCCTCGGTATTCCGTTCTCTGTTGCGCCTGACGCCCAGGCAGTTGTCGAGCTATCGCGCGGGTGACCTGGTGGCGCGCTTGACGGGCGACGTCGATGCGCTGGACATGGTGTTTCTGTTCGTCATCATGCCGGTGGCGACCGCCTTGGCGGGGGGCGCGATTCTCTGTTTGGTCATGGGTTATCACCTGCCGGCTGCCGGATTGGCCCTGGCCGCAGCGCTTCTGGCGGCCTGTGTCCTGGTGCCCTGGTGGTTGTCGCGCGCCGCTCAAGGGCCGGGCGAGCGTGCTCAGGCTAGCGCGGGCGCCCTGCGTCACGCGGTGCTGGAGGCCGTGGAAGGCCATGTGGACATCGCCGCTCTGCATGCGCAGCGGCAGGCGCGTGAGTATTTCGCCGCGCAATGCCAAGATTTGCAACGGGCCCGTGGTGCGCAGGCGCGTCTGGCTGCGCACGGGCTATGGCTGGTGCAGGTGGCTGCGGGCGCGGCCCTGGTCGGCGTGCTTTGGTTTGGCTTGCACGGCTTGTCCGAGGGTGAGGTGTCCGGGCCCTTGATGGCCGGGCTGGTGTTGGCGACTTTGGGGGTATTCGAGGTGGCGGGCCCCATCATGCGCGGGGTGTCGCGCCTGGGTGCGGCAAGGGCGGCGGCGCGCCGCATTGGCGACCTGACCCGCGCCGAGCCCGATCTGCGCGATCCCGCCGAGCCGCGCCCCTTGCCCGAAGCGGGCGCCTTGGTCGCGCGCGATCTGCATTTTTCCTATCCCGGCCGTGATCGGGCCATCTTGAGCGGCGCCGATCTGCATCTGGCCCCCGGTGAGCGGCTTGCGATTGTCGGCCCCAGCGGCAGCGGCAAATCCACCCTGCTGCATTTGCTGCTGCGTCTGGAAGACCCTCAGCGCGGTTCGGTCAGCTTTGGCGCTTGCGATTTGCGCGAGGCGGCACAGGCCGAGGTGCATCGCCGCATCGCTTTGCTGTCCCAAGATTCGCCGGTATTTCTGGGCAGTTTGCGCAGCAATCTGCTGATCGGTTCTCCCCAGGCTGGCGAAGGCGCGCTGTGGCAGGCCCTGGAAGCCGCGCGTCTGGCCGAGTTTGTGCGTGGCTTGCCCGATGGGCTGGACACCTGGGTGGGTGAAACGGGGGCCGGGCTGTCAGCGGGTCAGGCGCGGCGCTTGTGTCTGGCGCGTGTTTTGCTGACCCAAGCCCCGGTTATCTTGCTCGATGAGCCGACGGCGGGTCTGGATCGTCCCAACGAAGAGGCTTTTCTGGCGGATCTGGCCCATGCCTGCGGCGGCCGTGCCATTGTGTTGGCGACGCACGCCCGTCTGCCTGAAGGGGCAGTGCATCGCAGTTTGTCCTTGATCGACGGCCAATTACGCTGA
- a CDS encoding adenine phosphoribosyltransferase, translated as MQTDYAEVVRRTIRSVPDWPVPGVTFRDITPVLQDPRTFRALVDLFVYRYMRQRLDLVAGVDARGFILGSVLAYELNLGFVPVRKKGKLPYRTVAEEYSLEYGNATVEIHTDAVRTGQRVLLVDDLIATGGTMVAAIKLLQRLGANVVEAAAIIDLPYIGGSQHIAETGTPLYTVCQFSATD; from the coding sequence ATGCAGACCGATTACGCCGAAGTTGTCCGGCGCACCATACGCAGCGTTCCCGACTGGCCGGTGCCAGGCGTGACCTTCCGCGATATCACGCCGGTGTTGCAAGACCCCCGCACCTTCCGCGCGCTGGTCGATCTGTTTGTGTACCGCTATATGCGCCAACGGCTGGACCTCGTGGCAGGTGTCGATGCCCGCGGCTTTATTCTGGGCAGCGTGCTGGCCTATGAGCTGAATCTGGGCTTCGTGCCGGTGCGTAAAAAAGGCAAACTGCCTTATCGCACGGTGGCTGAAGAATATTCGCTCGAGTACGGCAACGCCACCGTTGAAATACATACCGACGCGGTGCGTACCGGCCAGCGCGTCTTGCTGGTCGATGATCTGATCGCCACCGGCGGCACCATGGTCGCCGCCATCAAGCTGCTGCAACGCCTGGGCGCCAATGTGGTCGAGGCTGCCGCCATCATTGATCTGCCTTATATCGGCGGCTCGCAGCATATCGCTGAAACCGGCACGCCGCTCTATACCGTCTGTCAGTTCTCGGCAACGGACTGA
- a CDS encoding LysR family transcriptional regulator, producing MDIPLNDIALFVEVAKRKNFSHAAEALNIPTSTLSRRVSELERNIGMKLLNRSTRRIDLTEAGMVYFERCRHIVEEARVAHEQLQDMAAHPKGRLKISMPTSLAQLFLPVVIRNFRDQYPDIECDFDLSLRPIDPISNPFDLVLRFGAQPDSSLIAKQIVLMAQQLYASRAYLAQYGEPRVPSDLGHHECLRTTLGEPASYWMLHSGDKVERVQVNGRLAANNLGMLGRMAAHGMGITPLLVFDAMEQAVSESGLVRVLPEWSLTPVPLFALLPSRRIPAKTRAFLDFIQPLLKKA from the coding sequence ATGGATATCCCGCTCAACGACATCGCCTTGTTCGTCGAGGTCGCCAAGCGCAAGAACTTCAGCCACGCCGCTGAAGCGCTGAATATCCCGACATCCACCCTGTCGCGCCGGGTCAGCGAACTGGAGCGCAACATCGGCATGAAACTGCTTAACCGCAGCACGCGTCGCATCGATCTGACGGAAGCCGGCATGGTGTATTTCGAGCGCTGCCGTCATATCGTGGAAGAAGCCCGCGTGGCGCATGAGCAGTTGCAAGATATGGCGGCCCACCCCAAGGGCCGGCTGAAAATCTCCATGCCGACCAGCCTGGCGCAGTTGTTTCTGCCCGTGGTGATCCGCAATTTCCGCGATCAGTATCCCGACATCGAATGCGATTTCGATCTGAGCCTGCGGCCTATTGATCCCATCAGCAACCCTTTCGATCTGGTGCTGCGCTTTGGCGCCCAGCCCGACTCCAGCCTGATCGCCAAACAGATCGTGCTGATGGCGCAACAGCTCTACGCCTCGCGGGCCTATCTCGCTCAATACGGTGAACCGCGTGTGCCTTCGGACCTGGGCCACCACGAATGCCTGCGCACCACACTGGGTGAACCTGCCTCCTATTGGATGCTGCACTCGGGCGATAAAGTGGAGCGCGTACAGGTGAACGGCCGTCTGGCCGCCAACAATCTGGGCATGCTGGGGCGCATGGCTGCGCATGGAATGGGCATCACGCCCCTGCTGGTATTCGATGCAATGGAACAGGCCGTGTCGGAAAGCGGCCTGGTGCGGGTGCTGCCGGAATGGAGCTTGACGCCCGTGCCGCTGTTTGCATTGCTGCCCTCGCGGCGCATTCCGGCCAAGACCCGCGCTTTTCTGGACTTTATCCAGCCCCTGCTCAAGAAAGCCTGA
- a CDS encoding porin: MKKTLLAMALLAGFAGTAQAADSVTLYGLIDAGIGYEQVKFKGEKQSRVGGVQGVSSGSRFGMRGVEDLGDGLRAVFTLEAGFGPLNGESAQNGRLFGRQATVGLDSDNWGRLEFGRQTNIASKFLGSIDPFSLSYNTANLGTTFSSANTMRLDNMVLYQTPNMNGFKFGIGYSFNADDTQDDNGRSGFQINDNNRVLTTGVQYLNGPLNVALAYDHMSLSNNLTGGKKADSVDAYVLGASYDFEVVKLAGAFGQTRDGWFVGQNLGTTPDGMNKFGSFVGADGFRANSYMVGATLPLGRSSVFGSWQRAAPNNSKLTGDDATTNVYSLGYTYDLSKRTNLYAYAAYADNYAFQRDAKDTAVAVGMRHRF, translated from the coding sequence ATGAAAAAGACGCTATTGGCTATGGCGCTGTTGGCCGGCTTCGCCGGCACGGCGCAGGCTGCTGACTCGGTCACGCTGTATGGTTTGATCGACGCCGGTATCGGTTACGAGCAAGTGAAATTCAAGGGCGAAAAGCAAAGCCGCGTGGGTGGCGTTCAAGGCGTGAGCAGCGGTTCGCGTTTTGGCATGCGGGGCGTGGAAGACCTGGGCGATGGCCTGCGCGCGGTGTTCACGCTGGAAGCCGGTTTCGGCCCCCTGAATGGTGAGTCTGCTCAGAATGGCCGCTTGTTTGGCCGCCAAGCCACCGTGGGCCTGGACAGCGATAACTGGGGCCGCCTGGAATTTGGCCGTCAGACCAATATTGCCTCGAAGTTCCTGGGTTCGATCGACCCCTTCTCGCTGAGCTATAACACGGCCAATCTGGGCACGACGTTCAGCAGCGCCAACACGATGCGCCTGGACAACATGGTGCTGTATCAAACGCCGAACATGAACGGCTTTAAGTTTGGCATTGGCTATTCCTTCAATGCCGACGACACGCAAGACGACAACGGTCGTTCGGGCTTCCAGATCAATGACAACAACCGTGTGCTCACCACCGGCGTTCAATACCTGAACGGTCCGCTGAACGTAGCCTTGGCCTATGATCACATGAGCCTAAGCAACAACCTGACGGGCGGCAAGAAGGCGGATTCTGTCGATGCCTACGTCCTGGGCGCGTCGTATGATTTCGAAGTGGTCAAGCTGGCTGGCGCTTTCGGCCAGACCCGCGACGGCTGGTTCGTCGGCCAGAATCTGGGCACGACCCCGGATGGCATGAACAAGTTCGGTTCCTTCGTCGGGGCCGATGGTTTTCGCGCCAATTCCTATATGGTCGGCGCCACCCTGCCTCTGGGCCGCAGCTCGGTGTTCGGTTCCTGGCAGCGTGCTGCACCGAACAATAGCAAGCTGACGGGCGACGATGCCACGACCAATGTGTACAGCCTGGGTTACACCTATGACCTGAGCAAGCGCACCAATCTCTACGCCTACGCTGCTTACGCCGACAACTATGCCTTCCAACGTGATGCGAAGGATACGGCCGTCGCGGTGGGTATGCGTCACCGGTTCTAA
- the ilvA gene encoding threonine ammonia-lyase, biosynthetic: MSTDYLKRILTSKVYDVAVESPLEPAPLVSQRISNTVLLKREDTQPVFSFKLRGAYNKMANLAPAALARGVIAASAGNHAQGVALAARRLNCRAVIVMPTTSPQVKVDAVRRLGGEVVLAGESFTDAYQHSQLLEKEQKLTFVHPFDDPDVIAGQGTVGMEILRQHPGPVEAVFVAIGGGGLAAGVATYIKQLRPEIKVIGVQTEDSDAMVRSVRAGRRVTLNDVGLFSDGTAVKLVGAETFKLVRQYVDDFVVVNTDAISAAIKDVFQDTRSVLEPAGALALAGAKQYAAEHKLKGKTLIAVTSGANMNFDRLRFVSERAEVGEMREAVFAVSMPEQRGSFRRFCELVGDRSVTEFNYRISDAEQAHVFVGLQVSTPAEPAKIAAHFRKHGFATLDLTHDEMAKTHLRHMVGGRSTQSRNELLYRFEFPERPGALMRFLNAMNPDWNISLFHYRNQGADYGRILIGIQVPPSDKKQFKSFVAELGYPHWNETENPAYKLFL; this comes from the coding sequence ATGTCCACTGACTATCTGAAACGCATCCTGACCTCCAAGGTCTACGACGTCGCTGTCGAATCCCCGCTTGAACCCGCCCCCCTGGTCTCTCAGCGAATTTCGAACACGGTGTTGCTCAAGCGTGAAGATACCCAGCCGGTGTTCAGTTTCAAATTGCGCGGCGCCTACAACAAAATGGCCAATCTAGCGCCGGCCGCGCTGGCGAGAGGCGTAATTGCGGCCTCGGCCGGCAACCACGCGCAAGGCGTGGCGCTGGCCGCACGCCGCCTGAACTGCCGCGCCGTGATCGTCATGCCGACCACCAGCCCGCAGGTCAAGGTCGATGCGGTGCGCCGTCTCGGCGGCGAGGTCGTGCTGGCCGGCGAAAGCTTCACCGATGCCTACCAGCATTCGCAACTGCTGGAAAAAGAACAAAAGCTGACCTTCGTCCATCCCTTTGACGACCCTGATGTGATCGCCGGGCAGGGTACGGTAGGCATGGAGATCCTGCGCCAGCATCCCGGCCCGGTCGAAGCGGTGTTCGTGGCCATCGGCGGCGGCGGTCTGGCCGCCGGCGTGGCCACCTATATCAAGCAGCTTCGCCCCGAGATCAAGGTCATCGGCGTGCAGACCGAGGATTCCGATGCAATGGTGCGCAGTGTGCGCGCCGGACGCCGCGTGACCCTTAACGATGTCGGTCTGTTCTCGGACGGCACGGCCGTCAAACTGGTGGGTGCGGAAACCTTTAAGCTGGTGCGCCAATACGTCGATGACTTTGTCGTGGTCAACACCGACGCCATCAGCGCCGCCATCAAAGACGTTTTCCAGGACACGCGCAGCGTGCTCGAACCGGCGGGCGCGCTGGCCCTGGCCGGCGCCAAGCAATACGCGGCGGAGCACAAACTCAAAGGCAAAACGCTGATCGCCGTCACCAGTGGCGCGAACATGAATTTCGATCGCCTGCGTTTCGTGTCGGAGCGCGCCGAAGTGGGCGAAATGCGCGAAGCGGTGTTCGCCGTCAGCATGCCGGAGCAACGCGGCAGTTTCCGCCGTTTTTGCGAGCTGGTGGGCGATCGCAGCGTAACTGAATTCAATTACCGCATTTCCGACGCGGAACAGGCCCATGTTTTCGTGGGCCTACAGGTGAGCACGCCTGCCGAGCCCGCCAAGATCGCCGCCCATTTCCGCAAACATGGGTTCGCCACGCTGGACCTCACCCATGACGAAATGGCCAAGACCCATCTGCGCCATATGGTGGGCGGGCGCTCGACCCAGTCCAGAAACGAATTGCTGTACCGCTTCGAATTCCCGGAGCGCCCTGGCGCATTGATGCGCTTTCTCAATGCCATGAACCCTGATTGGAACATCAGCCTGTTCCACTACCGCAACCAGGGCGCCGACTACGGCCGCATCCTGATCGGCATCCAAGTGCCTCCCTCGGACAAGAAGCAGTTCAAGAGCTTCGTGGCCGAACTGGGGTATCCGCACTGGAACGAAACCGAGAACCCGGCCTACAAGCTGTTTCTCTGA
- a CDS encoding YqaA family protein, producing the protein MEQWLLDSVDWLLAALALPAVGLPAIFLICTLSATLLPLGSEAFVFGYVTLQPDMFWPTIAVATLGNTLGGVISYAMGAAGRSAYQRWRESHPHEGDEQRDLTRRGRWNARAHAWLARIGPPAMLLAWLPGVGDPLCAVAGWLRLAFWPSTLYMALGKLLRYIVLTAGLLWVV; encoded by the coding sequence ATGGAACAATGGCTGCTCGACTCGGTGGACTGGCTGCTGGCCGCTCTGGCTTTGCCTGCGGTAGGCCTGCCCGCGATCTTCCTGATTTGCACGCTGTCCGCCACGCTCTTGCCGCTTGGCTCGGAGGCCTTCGTATTCGGCTACGTGACATTGCAGCCGGACATGTTCTGGCCGACCATCGCGGTCGCCACCTTGGGCAATACCTTGGGCGGCGTGATCAGCTATGCGATGGGCGCAGCGGGGCGCAGCGCCTACCAGCGCTGGCGCGAGAGCCATCCCCATGAAGGCGATGAGCAGCGTGACCTGACGCGGCGCGGGCGTTGGAACGCCCGTGCTCACGCTTGGCTGGCCCGGATCGGGCCGCCGGCGATGCTGCTGGCCTGGCTGCCGGGTGTGGGTGATCCGCTTTGCGCCGTGGCAGGCTGGCTGCGCCTGGCTTTTTGGCCCAGCACTCTCTATATGGCGCTGGGTAAACTCCTTCGTTACATTGTGCTCACTGCGGGGCTGTTGTGGGTGGTTTGA